The following are from one region of the Nicotiana tomentosiformis chromosome 7, ASM39032v3, whole genome shotgun sequence genome:
- the LOC104121471 gene encoding switch 2 isoform X2, whose amino-acid sequence MSLNSFKETLKPCTAIQSSFSQSSSTSSYNFDTKSVNPRKPPKSSLSQQLLRLEDHTSLLQTQPPQTPNKQNHFDLKSKYEKSEEEEEEEEKPVGFGRPKLDLLLLDQSGPYEPLVLSSPGQKPVVQVPASINCRLLEHQRAGVKFLYSLYQNNHGGVLGDDMGLGKTIQSIAFLAAVFGKDGDLPESTVSKEHPRTRVPVLIVCPSSLIHNWENEFSKWATFSVCIYHGPNRDLMIERLEARGVEILITSFDTYRIHGHILSDVDWEIVIIDEAHRLKNEKSKLYKACLAIKTLKRYGLTGTIMQNKLMELFNLFDWVIPGCLGTREHFREFYDEPLKHGQRSSAPDRFVRVADERKQHLVSVLRKYLLRRTKEETIGHLMLGKEDNVVFCAMSELQKRVYQRMLQLPEVRCLINKDLPCSCGSPLKQVECCRRTVPDGIIWSYLHRDNPDGCDSCPYCVVLPCLMKLQQISNHLELIKPNPRDDPDKQRKDAEFAAAVFGKDIDLVGGHTQNKSFLGLSNVEHCGKMRALEKLMSSWVSQGDKILLFSYSVRMLDILEKFIIRKGYGFSRLDGSTPTGLRQSLVDDFNSSPSKQVFLISTKAGGLGLNLVSANRVVIFDPNWNPAQDLQAQDRSFRFGQRRHVVVFRLLAAGSLEELVYTRQVYKQQLSNIAVSGKMEKRYFEGVQDCKEFQGELFGICNLFRDLSDKLFTSEIIELHENKRKEDGTHSKQDLSGMYFVPEKEITTASLVAPESSKHKEEEGRAVAPMLEHLAILKFFLHLN is encoded by the exons ATGTCTTTAAACAGCTTCAAGGAGACACTCAAGCCCTGCACTGCAATTCAATCATCTTTCTCACAATCTTCTTCAACAAGTTCGTACAATTTCGACACAAAATCTGTAAACCCTAGAAAACCCCCTAAATCTTCTTTGTCCCAGCAACTTCTACGACTCGAGGATCACACTTCTTTGCTTCAAACTCAACCACCACAAACTCCCAATAAGCAGAACCATTTTGATTTGAAAAGCAAATATGAAAAAtcagaggaggaggaggaagaagaagaaaagccCGTTGGGTTTGGGAGGCCCAAATTGGATTTATTATTGCTAGATCAATCAGGACCTTACGAGCCTTTGGTTCTGTCTTCACCGGGTCAAAAGCCTGTTGTCCAG GTTCCAGCATCTATAAACTGTAGGCTTTTGGAGCATCAACGAGCAGGAGTGAAATTTTTGTATAGCTTGTATCAGAATAATCATGGAGGAGTTCTTGGAGATGATAT GGGACTTGGTAAAACCATCCAAAGCATTGCATTCTTAGCTGCTGTATTTGGTAAGGATGGAGACTTACCTGAATCAACAGTCTCGAAAGAACACCCAAGAACAAGGGTCCCTGTACTAATAGTTTGTCCCTCTTCTTTGATCCACAACTGGGAAAATGAGTTTTCCAAGTGGGCAACATTTAGTGTTTGCATTTATCACGGGCCAAACCGTGATTTAATGATTGAGAGACTAGAAGCACGTGGAGTGGAGATACTTATAACCAGTTTTGATACATACAGAATCCATGGACACATTTTATCAGATGTTGATTGGGAGATTGTGATTATTGATGAGGCCCATCGGCTTAAGAATGAGAAATCAAAACTGTACAAGGCATGTTTAGCAATTAAGACCCTAAAACGTTATGGTCTTACAGGAACAATAATGCAGAATAAATTAATGGAATTGTTCAATCTGTTCGACTGGGTGATACCCGGTTGCTTGGGGACACGTGAACACTTCCGAGAATTTTACGATGAGCCCCTTAAACATGGTCAGCGATCAAGTGCTCCAGATAGATTTGTTCGAGTTGCTGATGAGCGAAAACAGCACTTAGTATCAGTTCTGCGCAAATATTTGTTAAGAAGGACAAAGGAGGAAACTATTGGACATCTCATGTTGGGGAAGGAAGATAATGTTGTATTTTGTGCAATGAGTGAACTGCAAAAACGGGTTTATCAGAGAATGCTACAGTTACCTGAGGTACGATGCCTTATCAATAAGGATCTCCCTTGTAGTTGTGGAAGCCCTCTCAAGCAAGTCGAATGTTGCAGAAGGACGGTTCCAGATGGTATCATCTGGTCTTACCTTCACAGGGACAATCCAGATGGTTGTGATTCATGCCCTTATTGTGTCGTTCTTCCTTGTCTCATGAAGCTCCAGCAG ATAAGCAATCACTTGGAGCTTATCAAGCCTAATCCAAGGGATGATCCAGATAAACAAAGAAAAGATGCAGAATTTGCTGCTGCTGTATTTGGTAAGGACATTGATTTGGTAGGAGGGCATACTCAGAATAAGAGTTTCTTGGGCTTAAGTAATGTTGAACATTGCGGGAAAATGAGAGCATTGGAGAAACTAATGTCCTCTTGGGTTTCACAAGGTGACAAGATTCTTCTTTTCAGCTATTCTGTAAG GATGCTGGACATACTTGAGAAATTTATTATACGCAAAGGCTATGGCTTTTCAAGGCTTGATGGTTCCACCCCAACTGGCCTGCGCCAGTCTCTAGTCGACGACTTCAACTCTAGTCCTAGCAAACAG GTGTTCCTTATATCAACAAAAGCTGGTGGACTTGGCCTCAACCTCGTTAGTGCAAATCGTGTAGTGATATTTGATCCAAATTGGAATCCTGCCCAAGATTTGCAGGCCCAGGACAGATCATTCCGATTTGGACAGAGGCGGCATGTTGTTGTTTTCCGCCTACTTGCGGCCGGTTCTCTTGAAGAACTTGTTTACACTCGTCAGGTCTACAAACAGCAGTTATCAAACATTGCTGTCTCTGGAAAAATGGAAAAACGCTATTTCGAGGGAGTTCAG GATTGTAAGGAGTTTCAAGGGGAGCTATTCGGTATCTGCAATCTTTTCAGAGATCTATCTGACAAACTCTTCACAAGTGAGATCATTGAATTACATGAAAACAAGAGAAAGGAAGATGGAACTCATTCAAAACAGGATTTGAGTGGGATGTATTTTGTTCCTGAGAAAGAAATAACTACAGCATCTTTGGTGGCACCTGAAAGCAGTAAACATAAAGAAGAGGAGGGCAGAGCAGTTGCTCCAATGCTTGAACACCTCG CAATATTGAAGTTCTTTCTTCACCTCAATTAA
- the LOC104121471 gene encoding switch 2 isoform X1, which produces MSLNSFKETLKPCTAIQSSFSQSSSTSSYNFDTKSVNPRKPPKSSLSQQLLRLEDHTSLLQTQPPQTPNKQNHFDLKSKYEKSEEEEEEEEKPVGFGRPKLDLLLLDQSGPYEPLVLSSPGQKPVVQVPASINCRLLEHQRAGVKFLYSLYQNNHGGVLGDDMGLGKTIQSIAFLAAVFGKDGDLPESTVSKEHPRTRVPVLIVCPSSLIHNWENEFSKWATFSVCIYHGPNRDLMIERLEARGVEILITSFDTYRIHGHILSDVDWEIVIIDEAHRLKNEKSKLYKACLAIKTLKRYGLTGTIMQNKLMELFNLFDWVIPGCLGTREHFREFYDEPLKHGQRSSAPDRFVRVADERKQHLVSVLRKYLLRRTKEETIGHLMLGKEDNVVFCAMSELQKRVYQRMLQLPEVRCLINKDLPCSCGSPLKQVECCRRTVPDGIIWSYLHRDNPDGCDSCPYCVVLPCLMKLQQISNHLELIKPNPRDDPDKQRKDAEFAAAVFGKDIDLVGGHTQNKSFLGLSNVEHCGKMRALEKLMSSWVSQGDKILLFSYSVRMLDILEKFIIRKGYGFSRLDGSTPTGLRQSLVDDFNSSPSKQVFLISTKAGGLGLNLVSANRVVIFDPNWNPAQDLQAQDRSFRFGQRRHVVVFRLLAAGSLEELVYTRQVYKQQLSNIAVSGKMEKRYFEGVQDCKEFQGELFGICNLFRDLSDKLFTSEIIELHENKRKEDGTHSKQDLSGMYFVPEKEITTASLVAPESSKHKEEEGRAVAPMLEHLGIVYAHRFEDIVDLGPAVTKEKKEQTVHLNNAPGQPECSTVGKRKSDAITGKENVGTGNPIKMRKKNQFSLIACFMGMEEVQFSKWLLSATPAEREKVLKDYHKEKG; this is translated from the exons ATGTCTTTAAACAGCTTCAAGGAGACACTCAAGCCCTGCACTGCAATTCAATCATCTTTCTCACAATCTTCTTCAACAAGTTCGTACAATTTCGACACAAAATCTGTAAACCCTAGAAAACCCCCTAAATCTTCTTTGTCCCAGCAACTTCTACGACTCGAGGATCACACTTCTTTGCTTCAAACTCAACCACCACAAACTCCCAATAAGCAGAACCATTTTGATTTGAAAAGCAAATATGAAAAAtcagaggaggaggaggaagaagaagaaaagccCGTTGGGTTTGGGAGGCCCAAATTGGATTTATTATTGCTAGATCAATCAGGACCTTACGAGCCTTTGGTTCTGTCTTCACCGGGTCAAAAGCCTGTTGTCCAG GTTCCAGCATCTATAAACTGTAGGCTTTTGGAGCATCAACGAGCAGGAGTGAAATTTTTGTATAGCTTGTATCAGAATAATCATGGAGGAGTTCTTGGAGATGATAT GGGACTTGGTAAAACCATCCAAAGCATTGCATTCTTAGCTGCTGTATTTGGTAAGGATGGAGACTTACCTGAATCAACAGTCTCGAAAGAACACCCAAGAACAAGGGTCCCTGTACTAATAGTTTGTCCCTCTTCTTTGATCCACAACTGGGAAAATGAGTTTTCCAAGTGGGCAACATTTAGTGTTTGCATTTATCACGGGCCAAACCGTGATTTAATGATTGAGAGACTAGAAGCACGTGGAGTGGAGATACTTATAACCAGTTTTGATACATACAGAATCCATGGACACATTTTATCAGATGTTGATTGGGAGATTGTGATTATTGATGAGGCCCATCGGCTTAAGAATGAGAAATCAAAACTGTACAAGGCATGTTTAGCAATTAAGACCCTAAAACGTTATGGTCTTACAGGAACAATAATGCAGAATAAATTAATGGAATTGTTCAATCTGTTCGACTGGGTGATACCCGGTTGCTTGGGGACACGTGAACACTTCCGAGAATTTTACGATGAGCCCCTTAAACATGGTCAGCGATCAAGTGCTCCAGATAGATTTGTTCGAGTTGCTGATGAGCGAAAACAGCACTTAGTATCAGTTCTGCGCAAATATTTGTTAAGAAGGACAAAGGAGGAAACTATTGGACATCTCATGTTGGGGAAGGAAGATAATGTTGTATTTTGTGCAATGAGTGAACTGCAAAAACGGGTTTATCAGAGAATGCTACAGTTACCTGAGGTACGATGCCTTATCAATAAGGATCTCCCTTGTAGTTGTGGAAGCCCTCTCAAGCAAGTCGAATGTTGCAGAAGGACGGTTCCAGATGGTATCATCTGGTCTTACCTTCACAGGGACAATCCAGATGGTTGTGATTCATGCCCTTATTGTGTCGTTCTTCCTTGTCTCATGAAGCTCCAGCAG ATAAGCAATCACTTGGAGCTTATCAAGCCTAATCCAAGGGATGATCCAGATAAACAAAGAAAAGATGCAGAATTTGCTGCTGCTGTATTTGGTAAGGACATTGATTTGGTAGGAGGGCATACTCAGAATAAGAGTTTCTTGGGCTTAAGTAATGTTGAACATTGCGGGAAAATGAGAGCATTGGAGAAACTAATGTCCTCTTGGGTTTCACAAGGTGACAAGATTCTTCTTTTCAGCTATTCTGTAAG GATGCTGGACATACTTGAGAAATTTATTATACGCAAAGGCTATGGCTTTTCAAGGCTTGATGGTTCCACCCCAACTGGCCTGCGCCAGTCTCTAGTCGACGACTTCAACTCTAGTCCTAGCAAACAG GTGTTCCTTATATCAACAAAAGCTGGTGGACTTGGCCTCAACCTCGTTAGTGCAAATCGTGTAGTGATATTTGATCCAAATTGGAATCCTGCCCAAGATTTGCAGGCCCAGGACAGATCATTCCGATTTGGACAGAGGCGGCATGTTGTTGTTTTCCGCCTACTTGCGGCCGGTTCTCTTGAAGAACTTGTTTACACTCGTCAGGTCTACAAACAGCAGTTATCAAACATTGCTGTCTCTGGAAAAATGGAAAAACGCTATTTCGAGGGAGTTCAG GATTGTAAGGAGTTTCAAGGGGAGCTATTCGGTATCTGCAATCTTTTCAGAGATCTATCTGACAAACTCTTCACAAGTGAGATCATTGAATTACATGAAAACAAGAGAAAGGAAGATGGAACTCATTCAAAACAGGATTTGAGTGGGATGTATTTTGTTCCTGAGAAAGAAATAACTACAGCATCTTTGGTGGCACCTGAAAGCAGTAAACATAAAGAAGAGGAGGGCAGAGCAGTTGCTCCAATGCTTGAACACCTCG GTATTGTATATGCTCATCGGTTTGAAGACATTGTTGACCTTGGACCAGCAGTGACGAAAGAGAAAAAAGAACAGACTGTGCATCTAAATAATGCTCCAGGGCAGCCAGAGTGTTCAACCGTTGGGAAGAGGAAATCAGATGCCATAACTGGGAAGGAGAATGTAGGAACTGGCAATCCTATAAAGATGCGCAAAAAGAACCAATTTAGCCTCATTGCCTGTTTCATGGGCATGGAAGAGGTTCAGTTTAGCAAATGGCTCTTATCTGCAACTCCAGCAGAGCGTGAAAAGGTACTAAAAGATTATCATAAGGAGAAAGGATAA